A region of the Roseiflexus sp. RS-1 genome:
CGCTTTTGCCGGAACAACCATCGGCAGCCGGTGCGCCGCTCAACGTTTATCCACCTGAACCGATCGAAGAAAACGATATATCGTTGCCGCCAATACCGAACCTGGAGCAATGCAACGGCGTGAACGACGACGGCGACGATCAGATCGACGAGGGCTGCCTGGACACCGACCGCGACGGCATCGCCGACGCGATCGACTCGTGCCCGCAGACGCCGAACCCCGACCAGGCCGACGCCAACGCGAATTACCTTGGCGACGCCTGCGAGCGGCCGACGCTGGCATCGCTGACGCTGACGCCTGCGCCAGGTAACAATGCGCTGGCGTGGAGCGGCACGGCGACCGACGTGCTGGGCTACAACGTCTATCGCCAGTGTGAAGGGGAAGATACACCAGCGCTGCTGGGTGGAGATTTTCCCACCACGACGGCGCAGAGCTATACCGACGCGACCGCTGGTGCGGCGAAGTGTCAATACATTGTGCGCGTCCTCAATCGCAATGGCGTTGAGACCGATGAGCGCATTGTAGGTAGTCTGCCGATGAAGGTATTCATACCACTGCTGCTGAAGCAGTGAGGCTATTGAATCCACCTCGATGCGCCGATGCGTGATCACACATCGGCGTCGTCAACGCAACAACCACAAGCTGGAGCGCCGAGATACAGATCGAGGTCGCCCGTCTGGGTGGATGGAACAAACTGGTGCGTATGCTGGTCGCCCATGATCCGGTCGCGGCGTGGCCGCGTGGCAGCGTGGCGCACGAGCCAGGGCGCTGGGGGTTGACAATGTTGGGTGAGGTCAGTTACCGGGTGAACCTGCCGCTGGTTGTCAGGTAAATGCATGCTCCTGGGGAAGAGGCTCTACCGCGCCTCTTCCCCTACCGGCGCCTTTCGCAGGCTTTTGTAAGCGCCAACATCCACCGCACCACCACAGGGAGGAAGACAATGAACGTGAGAGTACGCTCCACCAATCGCATCCGAGGTCTCTGGGGCGATCCAATCATGCTCGTTATCGGATTGGGCATCCTGTTCCTTGGATTGCAGTGGCGCACCTTCACCCAGAATCAGATCGCCGCGATGTTAACGTCAGAGGGCAGGGTGGTCGAAGTCATTTCGCGCACCAAAACGTCGGGTGGCGAGCGCAAGACCTACTTCTATCCGGTCGTGGAGTTTCGCACGGCTGACGGGGAGAGTGTCCGTTTCGAAGGCAGCACGGGCAGCAATCCATCGTCGTACCGTGTCGGCGATACGGTCAGGGTGCGCTACGACCCGCAAACGCCACAGTCGGCGTTGATCGATTCGTGGGAACTCTGGTTGCCGTCAGGGATCGTCATCGGGGTGGGCGGCTTTTTTGCGCTGATGGGCATCCTCGCCTTGCTCAACGCACTGGCGGTTCTGCTGAAATGGGGGGGATTGCTCGGGTTGCTCGGCATCATTCTGCTGCGGCGGAGACGCACGTGACACGTTCTTATGCTCGATCTGGATACATCTCGTATCTATTCCTGCAGCATCCTGCCTGAATTGCCAGGGTGCGCGGGCTTCCAGCCCGCATCCGGCGCAACCGGCGGGCTGCTCAACCAGGAGGAGGCGATGGACGCCACTCCGGCCCGCATGATGATGTAGTTTGCTTCATTCCCGCGCCTTTTGCCCCTCATCCCCCCTGCCCCCTTCTCCCACAAGGGGTTTATGGGCGGACAGAACGTTTGAGCAAAGATGCGTTTTCTGGCGTTGCAATGGGCAATCCGCCCTCACCCCCGACCCCTCTCCTGCACTGCGGGAGAGGGGCGAATCTGAGGCAAGTCTACCGCGTTATGATGCTGTCCGAGGTTTGTATCGCACATATTTTCTGTCCGCCCTTGAACCACAAGGGGAGAAGGGGGAGTTCGGACGTCCTGATGCCTGAAACGGAGAATGGCAGGCAGGGGCTTCCCCAAAAACCTCCCCCTGTAAGCCTGCGTGCGTCTGATGCAAAGCCCGCCTGCGCGGAACGTGAACTCCAACGGTGATCCTCTCGACGAGCAGCTATCGGCTATCGGTTATCGGCTATCGGTTATCGGCTACGATAGGGCGACGGCGCGCTGTAGTGCACCCTGCTTCTACGCCTGCAACGGTTGCACTTCGACCCGCGCATTCGGGTGGGCGAACAGGCTGTAGGCGAGCCAGGTCGGATCGTCGGGCTGACGGATGGCGTTGCGCGCCTGCCACATTGCCTCAGCGACGGTGGCAGGGCGATCAGGGTTGAGCAGCGCGGTGTAGAAGACTTCGCTAAAGCGGAAAGCAAACTCGTCGTTGACCGACCAGAGCGGCGCGATCATCATGCCCGCACCGGAGCCGACAAACTGCGTGACCCAGCCGGCAGCGCCGCTGAGCGAAGGTTGCTCACGACCGACGTGACAGGCGTTCAGGATGATCGCCGGGCGGTGGTTGCGTAGCGCGCTCCGGATGCGCAGACCAGTGATCGCGCTGCTCGCCAGCCACTGGTTGTCATCCAGGCCGATTGCGCTGCTGTGCAACGCCGATTGAGCGAAGAAGTCGCCGTGGGTGATGACGTGCAGCCAGTCGAAGCCACCCGTTTCGAGCAAAGCGATGACCTCTGCCTCGGTTGCCCGCTGCGGGCTGCGGTCGGTCAGGCAATAGCGGGCAATCAGGTCGCGCAGCAGTTTGTGTTCTTCAGGGACAGCCTTCAGTTCCGGGTAGCAGGTAGGCACGACTGCGGCCAGGGTGCGCAGCCGCAGTCGCGGTAGGGGAACCACGCTCTCAGGGCTGTCGGGGCGCTTGAGCAGCCAGCGGGCGAAGTGGAAGGTCTGGCACCAGAAGTCCTCTTCCCAGCAATCCGGCCCATCGCTGTACGGACGCACCAGCTCCCAGGGGATGTCCGGCTCGTTCGATTGCACCAGCAGGCTCCAGCGTTGCCCGGCTGCGATGGCGCTCTGCCACTGGTGGCGCTCGCGGGCATAGTATAGTTTGAGTTCGGGTGGGATCAGGTCATCCCACAGTTTGTAGCCCAGATTGCGGATGCGCCGCTCGACCTGTTCGGCAGTCAGGAGCGACGAACCACGCCGTCGGTTAGCGCTGTCGGTACCGCGTTGCAGCAGGTGTAACTCGTCAAAGAGCGCATTGAGCAGCGCGTCGGGGGGATGGCGCAGCGTCTGTTCGGCGTAGCAGAGCGTAACGTTGTCACGGTGCAGCGTGAACTGCATCCGCCCGGCAGGGTCGCGAAAGACGACGAGGGTGAGGTCTGGCGGTGTTACGTCAGCCATGCGCGGACTGACGGGCGTTTTCGGTATTAATGCTGGCGCAAAGACCGGCTCTACCTCTAGCACCTCAATGGGCGCCACGACCGTGGCGATGAGATTGCCGCGCTGCCAGAACTGGATGGCGATCTCGTGGGGACCGGTTTCGCGCGCCTTGAGGTGAAACACGACCGGGGCGCTATCGTCATCCCGCTCGACAATGATTGTTTGTTCGAGCGGACTCAGCGGTTCAAAGCCGGGCGCATCGATCCGTACTTTGACCTTGCCCTCGAAGACCTCGATAGCCTCGCACGCGACGCTCTCCGGCTGGGGCTGCATCGTCAGCGCAACGGTGACGGTGACCCGGCTGTTCACCTGCGCCCGTCGCGGGCAGGAGATGTCGGTGTGGCGGGTAAAGCGCGGCTCGTAGAAGTGTTGATGCACTGTGGCCTGCGCGCCCTGACCGATGGCAATGCCGGTGCCGGTGATGTTGCCAGTGGTAATGCTCTCGCCGTGGATTGACGCTTCACGTGTCCGAATCTCTTGCCAGGCTGCCGAGAGTTCAGCGTCAGATGGCATGCCGCGCGTGCTGAAGCGGTTATGTGCCTCGCCAGCGCGCATGGCTTTGCGCATCGTAATCAGCTTCTGGTAGAGATCGGGATCGGTATCGAGCAGCAGGTCGGTAATGCGCATAGCGATTTCTGCGCGAGTGTCTTCATCGGCGCTCTGTTGAAACTGATCGACCAGTTGGCGCAGCTCCGGCAGTAATGCGGGCCAGCGCGCACTGGATGAACATTCGTCCCAAATAGCTGCCAGCGCGGCTATAGTCTCTTCACCGGCCATTTATGCAGCTCCTTCCATTGCACCGTTGAACGTAAAGGCGGCCCAACATATTGGGTTGGCGTATGGACGGTTGTTCGGATGATCGAGCATATATTCCTCAGCCAGGGCGCGCCCCACTTCGATCAGAGCAGACGGCATCCGCACACCTGAAACCTGCACCGATGCCGAGTTATGCTGCCGCACCGCTTTGAGCTGGCGATGCCGCTGAAAATAGTCAAACATCTCTTTGTAGGTCAGATCGCGCAGCCACTGTTGCGCCAGGCGCAATGCCCGCACCGGCGGTTGCGGCGCCAGCCCTGCCGCGTCATCGCCGTGCAGGTGCAGTTCGTAGAAGCGGTGCATCAGCAGCGCCGTGCTGAGGTCGTTGACACTCCAGAGCGTGCCGACGACGGCGGGCACACCGGCTTGCAGAAAGCCGCCCGGCAGACCGATGCTCTCGTCGGGCAGGCGCCCGAAGTCGGTGATCGCAGTCTGGCAGGCCGAGAGCGCCACCAGACGTAGATTACTCAGTGCTGTGGTGTCGCCTGCCACCAGGTCGCGCAGCGTAATACGATCACCTGCCGCCAGGTGCAAGGCCGAATCGAGTGGATCGTCGGCGAAACTGCCATGGCAGGAAAAGTGACCAATGGTGCTCTCACCGAGAGCGGACCAGATTGCGCTACGAGTCGCAGCCTGCTCATAGAACGTTGTCGTCGCCGCCGGTGGCAGCAGATCGCAGATACTGTGCAACTCTGCACTGGCATAACGCAGATCGCCGGTAGGATTCCCAACACCAGCCAGCCGCACCCCCTTTGCTGCCCGCCGCTGCTGTTCGCGTTGCGCAATTGCCAGCACCCGCGCCGACGGCGCATAAGCGACATCAAACTCATCGAGCAGGCTGCGGGAGGAGCCATCAATTCGGTAGGTTGCCGCATGCAGCGGCAACAGGCTGAGCAGACCGGTGGGGACGAGCGTCACGCCGGTAGCATTCAAGGCGCGGAGCCGTTGTGCCAGCGGCGCGATCAGCCGCTCGCCAAGGATCGGCAGCGCCATTGCCAGCGCCGTTTCCAGCATCTTACCACCGAGCAACTGACCCGGCAGATACCCACCTACCACTTCATCGCCTGTGCGCACGAGCAGGAGGTTTTTCAGATCGTTCTCCGTAAATTCGTCGAGCAGCAGCGCTTCAGGTTCTGCATTGCCATCGGGAACGATCAGCGCCAGACTGCCCTGGGGAGTGGTGATCAGGTAGACCAGTGGCACGCCGGGTTGGGCGGCTGCCGCGATCTCAGCGTAGGTGGGAGGCCGGAGGAACGCTTCATAGCCGGGAATGGCGCGAATGGCTTCAATGGCGGCATCCAGATCGGCGCGGGCAGCGCGGATGCGGTTCGCCAGTTCGGTGAACGACGGTTGCGCTTCGTCCTGGCGATCAGTCGTGGCGCGGTCGGTGCGCTCCAGACTGCGCACGACCTCCGCTGCCGCACGGTAGCGTTCGTAGATGTCCGGGTATTGGCGTTCGATGATGGAGAGATCGCTGCGATCACGGGCCAGCGTCTCGCCGAGACCGCGGGCACGGCCAAGCTCTGCGACCTCAACGGCGCGGCGCAGCGCGCTGGGACGGGCAGCACGGACAAGGGCGTAGGCGGCAGAGGTGTGCAAGCCACGAGCGGCACTCAGCCACAATTCCTGCTCGCTGCGGCGCAATTGGGCGCGGTGCAACTGTTCAATCGTCTCCAGTCCAAACCCGAAGGCATACGCTGCTTCTTTCCAATAATGACGCTCGCCGGCCCACCGTCCCCATGACTGGGAAGCGGCTAATGCACTTTCGGGCGCAAGCAGTTGGCCTTGTTTGCAGGCGAGTGCATACGACCGTCGGGCTTGCTTAAGCTCCTCCAGCCGCCCGCTGCGGGCATAGCGGTCGCGCAGCCCGGTCCCCAGGTTGTTCAGCCGAGCGGGGCGGTCGGGGGAGTCGGGCGGGGGAGTCGGGCGGGGTGGCATCCAGCGCCTGCTGCCAGGCGGCAATGGCCGCATCCAGGTCCTCCAGCCGCCCGCTGCGGGCATAGCGGGCGCGCAGCCCGGTCCCCAGGTTGTTCAGCCGAGCGGGGCGGTCGGGGGAGTCGGGCGGGGTGAGCTCGACCGCCCGTTGCCACAACTCGATAGCGCGATTTAAATCGGCAATGTGACCCACTGACCAATAACGCTGCAAGAAGATAACGCCTGCATCATTCATAGCTGCCAGTTGAAAGCGTTCCTGGCTACGCGCAAAAGCGGGATCATCGAGCACCCGCTGCCAGGCCGCAGCCGCGGCATCCAACGCGGCACGGTCGCCTGTGCGCCGGTAGCGCTGCTCGGCTTCCTTGGCTTGCTGCAGATCATTACGGAATCGGGACGGGACATCCACGCCGCTGCCTATGTCCATCGCCTGCGCCGCAGCCTCGATCGCCTGCGCCGGCGTCAGCCCGGCCGCCTCAGCCTGCGCCAGCGTCTCGGGCGGTAGCATCTTCGCGGCGAAGGCGCGTGGGATGCCGACCTCGCGGCAACGCCGCAGCAGAGACAGGTGTTCCTCGAAGAAGGCGACGGCGCGGGAGTTGCCCACCGTGCGGGCAGCGGCAATGCGCTGCTCGAGCAGCGCCAGCGCCTCGTCGCTCAGCAGTTCGGGGTGGGCCTGCACTTGCCGGTAACTGTCGATCCAGGTGCGGGCGTTGAGGAAGGCGTCTAAAGCCTGGATCAACGCAGGCGCGTCGGTCGTCGCGGCGCTCGCTGGCGCTTCATCCGGCGTCTGGTCGGCTGCCAGCAATGCTGCCATTGCCTGCTGCGCTTCTGCCTCGAGCCGGGCGAACGCCTCCGGGTCGCGCCGGCGCAGTTCGGCGAGCGCCTGCTGCATCTGGACGGCCAGCTCCTGCAACGCTGCTGCCGGATCGTCGGCCAGCGCCAGCGGCAGTATCTGGCGCGGCACGACTGTCAGTCCCTGGCCAAGCCAGGCGTCGTTCCACGCTGCGCCCAGGCGCTGGCGCAGGATGCCGATCAATTCTGCGGCATGTTGTTGATCTTGCTCTGTGCTTGTTTGCTGCGCAGGTGCGAAGAGGATGGGCGGCTCGGCGGTGGGGCGGAAGATCAGCAGCGGGGCGTCGAGGGTGCGGGTCTGGCCACACTGCGGGCATGTCGCAGTATGCAGAGTGCCGTTACGGATCTGTTCAACCAGGTCGGGGCGTTCGTCAGGGGCGACGATCAGCCAGATGTCGGCGGTGTGTGATGTGCCGCATGCGGGGCAGGTGAGCGTGATCAGTTCGGCATGCGAGATGGGCATAGGTGCAGAGCCTTTCCAGCACGGTAAGACGACGACGTGCAACGATATGATTCACTGCCGGTTGTGCGATAACGGGTGCAAGGCAGGCGCCTTGGGTTGCATTGATGTGCCCATGATTCTATAACGATACATTATGCACATTGTAGCATGGGTTTCTGAATAGAACGCGGATGGGCGCGGAGGTTGCCTGATGAATAGCCCACGGATGTGCACGGGTGCGACGGATCGGCACGGATTACAGCATTTCTCAGATACATTGACATCGTTCATATCTGCCGTGTCGCACGAGACGCCCGCTTCCGGCGGAGAGTAGACTGTTTAATAATCCGCTACAGCCCGCGCAGGCG
Encoded here:
- a CDS encoding DUF3592 domain-containing protein, which codes for MNVRVRSTNRIRGLWGDPIMLVIGLGILFLGLQWRTFTQNQIAAMLTSEGRVVEVISRTKTSGGERKTYFYPVVEFRTADGESVRFEGSTGSNPSSYRVGDTVRVRYDPQTPQSALIDSWELWLPSGIVIGVGGFFALMGILALLNALAVLLKWGGLLGLLGIILLRRRRT
- a CDS encoding CHAT domain-containing protein: MAGEETIAALAAIWDECSSSARWPALLPELRQLVDQFQQSADEDTRAEIAMRITDLLLDTDPDLYQKLITMRKAMRAGEAHNRFSTRGMPSDAELSAAWQEIRTREASIHGESITTGNITGTGIAIGQGAQATVHQHFYEPRFTRHTDISCPRRAQVNSRVTVTVALTMQPQPESVACEAIEVFEGKVKVRIDAPGFEPLSPLEQTIIVERDDDSAPVVFHLKARETGPHEIAIQFWQRGNLIATVVAPIEVLEVEPVFAPALIPKTPVSPRMADVTPPDLTLVVFRDPAGRMQFTLHRDNVTLCYAEQTLRHPPDALLNALFDELHLLQRGTDSANRRRGSSLLTAEQVERRIRNLGYKLWDDLIPPELKLYYARERHQWQSAIAAGQRWSLLVQSNEPDIPWELVRPYSDGPDCWEEDFWCQTFHFARWLLKRPDSPESVVPLPRLRLRTLAAVVPTCYPELKAVPEEHKLLRDLIARYCLTDRSPQRATEAEVIALLETGGFDWLHVITHGDFFAQSALHSSAIGLDDNQWLASSAITGLRIRSALRNHRPAIILNACHVGREQPSLSGAAGWVTQFVGSGAGMMIAPLWSVNDEFAFRFSEVFYTALLNPDRPATVAEAMWQARNAIRQPDDPTWLAYSLFAHPNARVEVQPLQA
- a CDS encoding CpXC domain-containing protein — encoded protein: MPISHAELITLTCPACGTSHTADIWLIVAPDERPDLVEQIRNGTLHTATCPQCGQTRTLDAPLLIFRPTAEPPILFAPAQQTSTEQDQQHAAELIGILRQRLGAAWNDAWLGQGLTVVPRQILPLALADDPAAALQELAVQMQQALAELRRRDPEAFARLEAEAQQAMAALLAADQTPDEAPASAATTDAPALIQALDAFLNARTWIDSYRQVQAHPELLSDEALALLEQRIAAARTVGNSRAVAFFEEHLSLLRRCREVGIPRAFAAKMLPPETLAQAEAAGLTPAQAIEAAAQAMDIGSGVDVPSRFRNDLQQAKEAEQRYRRTGDRAALDAAAAAWQRVLDDPAFARSQERFQLAAMNDAGVIFLQRYWSVGHIADLNRAIELWQRAVELTPPDSPDRPARLNNLGTGLRARYARSGRLEDLDAAIAAWQQALDATPPDSPARLPRPPRSAEQPGDRAARPLCPQRAAGGA
- a CDS encoding CHAT domain-containing protein, which encodes MPPRPTPPPDSPDRPARLNNLGTGLRDRYARSGRLEELKQARRSYALACKQGQLLAPESALAASQSWGRWAGERHYWKEAAYAFGFGLETIEQLHRAQLRRSEQELWLSAARGLHTSAAYALVRAARPSALRRAVEVAELGRARGLGETLARDRSDLSIIERQYPDIYERYRAAAEVVRSLERTDRATTDRQDEAQPSFTELANRIRAARADLDAAIEAIRAIPGYEAFLRPPTYAEIAAAAQPGVPLVYLITTPQGSLALIVPDGNAEPEALLLDEFTENDLKNLLLVRTGDEVVGGYLPGQLLGGKMLETALAMALPILGERLIAPLAQRLRALNATGVTLVPTGLLSLLPLHAATYRIDGSSRSLLDEFDVAYAPSARVLAIAQREQQRRAAKGVRLAGVGNPTGDLRYASAELHSICDLLPPAATTTFYEQAATRSAIWSALGESTIGHFSCHGSFADDPLDSALHLAAGDRITLRDLVAGDTTALSNLRLVALSACQTAITDFGRLPDESIGLPGGFLQAGVPAVVGTLWSVNDLSTALLMHRFYELHLHGDDAAGLAPQPPVRALRLAQQWLRDLTYKEMFDYFQRHRQLKAVRQHNSASVQVSGVRMPSALIEVGRALAEEYMLDHPNNRPYANPICWAAFTFNGAMEGAA